In the Pecten maximus chromosome 5, xPecMax1.1, whole genome shotgun sequence genome, CCAACTGAAGCATAGGTAAAATAAGTGGCTATTTTGCTGCtttttttgcaatatatattgcaGTTTTGATATAAATCTCATTTCACAAGAGTAATGCAAGCAAAACTTACCAGGTCACAACAGAAAAACATTGAAGTTGTGTCAAGCAGCCCATTCAAAATAGCATCATCTTGTTGCAAAGCATAATGTCATCACAGTAGGGAAACTACGTCACTAAGAGAACAACAAGATGGCAGAAGCATCTCTCGCTTCTAGGCAAGTTTGTCTTACTTTTTACTCTGATCCTGTGACTTCCCATTTATCGATATGGTCAAAAGTACATTTGATGCATGTAAGATTATTTGACTGGCAACAGATTATTCACAGAATATGTTAAACATTGTTTAAAACACTCAAAGACCATCCTATTATACTCGTAGCATTGACAGGTTTTTTGTCGAGACAAACATGCAAAATTTTAGCAATAATCCATGCAGACGTTATATCATGGGTACTTGAATGTCCAAAAATCAATATGTCTTACAATCATACCATGATAAAGCATGTGTAACAGTATGGTAAGGTGTTTGCCAACAGTTCCTCTTTAAGAAAGCATCAGATGCACCACGAGGACGAGGGATCATACCAGTGTCGAGAGTGCCTGGAATTCCGATTTAGAATAGCATCACTGTTTGCAGTCAAAAGAAAGTAAGTACATGAAAGGACACTGAGAACGAATCTAAAATGTGCTCCCAATACCATATGAAGATTCAGGAAATCTTGCAATTGAAAGATCACCTTTTCAATCACAGGGCAGAGAAGTGTCATAGGTACAAAACATCCAAGAGATATTTTTCCTATCTAACCAGTCTCTATTGGCACCAACAAATTCATGATAACATCCAAAGGAAGTGTCGTTTCTGTGAGAAAACCTTTAACACTGATCCCAGTTTATGGGAAAATGAGGAAAGGCACTGACAGAAGTACGTCTCTTATATTCTCTTAGTAATAGCTTGTGACCTAGTTTCCCTAATGTGGTCATGATGGTACAACATCACAGAAAATTGAAAAGTTTCCTGttgaataaaacatatattccACTCGTATgacaaaatagatatttttcacGCGTGTGTATCCAGCATAGTAGTTCCTTTCTGACCATAACTGCAGGCTCCAAAATTTGAACTGAAACAGGTGAATGAGAATTTTAGAGTCTGCGATTAGGATATGTTTTAAGagaaattttatgttttttgatACTAGCCATGAAGCTCTTGGGATTTTTAAATACTTATTCAGTAAAAAGCATTCCTTCTTCCCATAATTTTTTTAACTTGTCTTACCCAAATATTCTGTTCCATGATAGGCATACATAAGAGGTGACTGCACACCCTTGGGAGATTTAGGCTTGTGtgaataagaataatgtcttccAGATTCCACCGTCACAGTACATAAGTGTTTCAAGATGTCTTCACTCACAACCTAAAATAATGCAGATCTGAAATAATCATGTGtatcttttttcaaattttagatttgtatataccacagtatcatatatattgaaatgttaGAATTCACTGTGTTGGGTATAATGTAGAACAAGAATTCCACGAAAGTGGATATGTCACCAGCTGGCTACGCAGAAAGTTGGGTGATAATAGGAGTTATTGCACAGAAACAGGTTTTCTTTCTGCAGACAGtagtaacagtaaccttgacctttaacctttggaccagtaaaaaaaaatccaatgcAAGCACTTGTGATAACGAAAACTgaatgaagtttgagtttgatcggCCCAAGAGAACTTGAGTTATCGCATAGAAACAAATTTTATATCTtaagtaacaatgaccttgaccattgaCCTTCAAACCTAAAAAGCAATTCCATGCAAGCATTTGTGGTAAGGAAGATTTGCATTtagtttgagtttgatcagcCCAAGccaagggaacttgagttatcgcacggaaaccTCTGTGCATATAGCGCCACCAACGATTCTGACACTGATTGACAAAGGAGATACCTTTATGTTGTCTGCTTTTTCGCAGGCAATAAAAAAGTAATGAAACTGGTCCTTTTATCTTAATGACTTCAGATGCTTGACACATGAAAGTGTCTGAAAAGTTAAGATGAAAGCGCTTATGCTTTAAATTTACTACCATATATTTTACTAGGTGTAAGCCAATGTTCGGGGATTTTAAAgtgaaaattattattttctgtaaaaaaatcttttctggttatatacctaaatatcttttctatgaaaaaaatgtgttttcagtttcattatttataaatacatgaatatatttatttgtatatatatgatcagTTAAGTAATAGTGACAGTATAGATAAATGCCATGTTTTCGAGGTAATCTGCCCCTTTAAGACACcaataaattacaaaaagtCAAATCAATAAATAACAATTGTCACATTACAGAAATGGAGTAGATTAACTACAAACATTTACAATATTGTAGAGTATCGAATGTAAATAGTCCCTTCAGTcaatcatttacatgtatgtatataggaGAGTATTTTCCATATTGTCCTgattaaaatatagattttgatGTTGGTTTTGTTGTTTACATTCAAGGGAAGGATGATCTGAAGTTCATGCTTTACTCTATTTATCATGACAGCATTCTACTGCCAGTACATTGGCAATCAAAGCTATAGTGGgattatatattatcaataattcaaataaatgtaatacaaaatatatatgtcttttCTCTTTCTGACGAATTACAAACCTTGTAGCAAAGTTTCTGTTGTAAAGCTAATGCACCGCTCAGATAACCAGCTCGACCAACAAGTAACTCATCTGATCCATATGGATAGAATGATATTGGTCTTGCATGATCTGCAAAATTAGCAAACTTCTCGGCTATCTTTTTCGATTTCGATTCATTACCAGCAGTATGATACAGCAAGCTGTTCACTGCCACAGTTCCAGCAGATCCAAGTATGAAAGAACAAGGAGGATCACCTCGATCACCACCTCTGTCAACAAAGTCCATTGCAACTTTACCATACGCCATGCCGAGTTCCAGAAAATCATTCTTGCGGGACGTAAACGATTCGCAATTAGAaagataataaaacatatatgcGACTCCAGCATTTCCAACATAAAGACCACCATCACAATTGGCAGGCGTTGGTGGCATGCCACGCTCAATGCTTTTTACTAAATGTTCAATACTTGCTTTCCACTTTTCTTGATCAACGAATACCTCCGAACCTTCAGTATAGTCCTCATATCTGTTTTTGAAATTCCGCATCTTTCTCTTGAATGACAGCGCAAATGAATTGTTGTATGACACTTGCTAGTAGACGTTCTTTCTCTTCAATATAGAGTTGATATTATGCTGTCTGTTTTTTTCTCAATCAGTTGGGCCAATACTCGCTCAGACCTCAAACAAGACAAATGTTCTCGAATCCCAAAGCATTAACATGACCGGAAGTTTACAATAAATTAAATCTCAATCACTCAAACGTTTAAGCCATTTGATAAATTGATCTATATAACCAGTTTTCAACGTTTCAACCAATTTCAAATCATATAACAACAGTTTTCGACTCAATTTATTATGTGTGAATGAAACCCAAATAAATTTATAGTAAAATCACCGAATAAAACATACTTAGCACAACACAAGCATTTATATGACCTAACACCGGAAGTAGTTATAAATAAAGGGGGTTGTCTTTCTTTGTTCCAGAAGTTGCAGAAGCTGAGCTTTGACGATTTCGTCGAAATCTACGAAATTATGGCTTCATTTGTGTTACGGGTTCTTTCTTTGACTTTAggaatatttt is a window encoding:
- the LOC117328095 gene encoding lanC-like protein 3, coding for MRNFKNRYEDYTEGSEVFVDQEKWKASIEHLVKSIERGMPPTPANCDGGLYVGNAGVAYMFYYLSNCESFTSRKNDFLELGMAYGKVAMDFVDRGGDRGDPPCSFILGSAGTVAVNSLLYHTAGNESKSKKIAEKFANFADHARPISFYPYGSDELLVGRAGYLSGALALQQKLCYKVVSEDILKHLCTVTVESGRHYSYSHKPKSPKGVQSPLMYAYHGTEYLGAAHGLSGILQMLLSFPEFYTCEDSQPAVEDVHRAVDFMLSLEQANHNYAPAMDEVGMSRPEGEDLVHWCHGAPGVVYLFARAYKVWGEEKYLHACVRCGELTWEKGLLRKGPGICHGVAGSGYVFLLLYRLTGDKKHLYRALKFAEFMFTQEFKKGARVPDCPFSLYEGWAGAVLFLVDLIQPDKAEFPLFNVVF